A window of Candidatus Lokiarchaeota archaeon contains these coding sequences:
- a CDS encoding reductive dehalogenase, with protein sequence MFVEEELCNPQVCNLKCVDACEMIHTKNAPLTFDEGVGYPVIDEQKCTGCLSCIRACPTDAIAQFPQKEKGTKTSKDDGKHGQKKSPYHVSDEYTPFPEKDNIFARVVNDKSFSCYKQSVYSKAHEMIAKDLPGYSRIEHELVMAAWKLYDNRHKITPATAQPSEERGKIEGNWSGITRFVKKAAKFFGADLVGVAELDRNWLYSTNRKGEPYNVPEEYARAIVMAIEMDYEGINTSPAMPCAAASVLGYSKMAFVEIMLSAFINRLGYNAIPCGNDVGLSVPLAIDTGLGQYGRHGLLITEEYGPRVRLCKVLTDMPLETDQPDYQFCESVIRFCEICDKCAKHCPSQSIPYGRERTWKGETRSNNPGVFKWYVDVESCYEFWIENGGDCSNCIRSCPYNREPGIQLRIIHWIAKHIPQLNGFLVRLDNLLGHGVQENSRKAWQQYE encoded by the coding sequence GTGTTTGTAGAGGAAGAGCTGTGCAATCCACAAGTCTGTAATCTGAAATGTGTAGATGCTTGCGAAATGATTCACACGAAAAATGCTCCTCTGACCTTCGATGAGGGAGTAGGATATCCAGTCATTGATGAGCAGAAGTGTACCGGGTGTTTAAGCTGTATACGAGCCTGCCCCACAGATGCAATCGCACAGTTTCCACAGAAAGAGAAAGGAACGAAAACATCCAAAGATGATGGAAAACATGGACAAAAGAAATCACCTTACCATGTTTCAGATGAATACACTCCCTTTCCTGAGAAAGACAACATATTCGCACGCGTAGTTAATGACAAATCATTCAGCTGTTACAAGCAGTCTGTGTATTCCAAAGCTCATGAGATGATAGCAAAGGATTTGCCGGGCTACTCAAGAATAGAACATGAGCTCGTTATGGCTGCTTGGAAACTTTATGATAATAGACACAAAATCACACCTGCAACGGCCCAACCCTCAGAAGAAAGAGGGAAAATAGAAGGAAATTGGAGTGGAATCACCAGGTTCGTCAAGAAAGCAGCTAAATTCTTTGGAGCTGACCTTGTCGGGGTCGCAGAACTCGATAGAAATTGGCTCTATAGCACCAATAGAAAGGGGGAACCATACAATGTCCCTGAAGAATACGCTAGAGCGATAGTCATGGCTATCGAGATGGACTATGAAGGTATCAACACTTCACCAGCGATGCCATGTGCGGCGGCCTCGGTCTTAGGGTACTCCAAGATGGCTTTTGTCGAAATCATGCTCTCTGCGTTTATTAACCGATTGGGGTACAACGCTATTCCTTGTGGGAATGACGTGGGATTAAGCGTTCCATTAGCTATTGATACAGGACTGGGGCAATATGGTCGACACGGGCTCTTGATAACAGAGGAATACGGCCCTCGTGTAAGGTTGTGCAAGGTTCTAACAGATATGCCATTAGAGACTGACCAGCCCGATTATCAGTTCTGTGAATCAGTAATCCGATTCTGTGAAATCTGCGACAAGTGCGCAAAGCATTGTCCGTCTCAATCAATTCCCTATGGCAGGGAGCGAACATGGAAAGGCGAAACCCGTTCTAACAATCCAGGTGTATTCAAGTGGTATGTCGATGTAGAAAGCTGTTACGAATTTTGGATTGAGAACGGTGGTGATTGCTCTAACTGCATCCGCTCCTGTCCATATAATAGGGAACCCGGTATTCAGCTACGGATAATCCACTGGATTGCCAAGCATATCCCCCAGCTCAATGGATTCTTGGTTAGACTCGATAATTTACTAGGTCACGGTGTACAGGAGAACTCTCGGAAAGCATGGCAGCAGTACGAGTAG
- a CDS encoding 4Fe-4S dicluster domain-containing protein encodes MTIDSDYRETWRVIDRRYTCDVWQHPEEDGVIYGTRVGIHRDSCTFCMKCIDVCPTNVFEYQSDSNGFRVVVPTREDDCIDCLACEMVCPTDAISIESRAGSESTLKALLDGEE; translated from the coding sequence GTGACTATAGATTCCGACTACCGCGAAACATGGCGTGTGATAGATCGCCGATATACTTGCGATGTCTGGCAACATCCCGAAGAAGATGGTGTGATTTATGGCACCCGAGTGGGAATTCACAGAGATTCTTGCACATTTTGTATGAAGTGCATCGATGTTTGCCCCACTAATGTCTTTGAGTATCAATCTGATTCTAATGGATTTAGAGTAGTGGTTCCCACTAGGGAAGATGATTGTATAGACTGTTTGGCGTGTGAGATGGTCTGTCCTACAGATGCAATTTCAATTGAATCGCGTGCGGGGTCAGAATCAACCCTCAAGGCTTTATTGGATGGTGAGGAATAA
- a CDS encoding acyl-CoA dehydrogenase, with amino-acid sequence MFDVVLTEEEKAIRNEVREFVRDQVDRSLILAMDSKEKEYPYEFIEAAGKANLLGLRFPEEYGGRGLDWTSELVALEEIGVLGIALGCAYSLPSIVGESLDKFGTKAQKEEYLAPTLAGEKICAEGLTEPRSGSDFFGTITTAVRNEDGFLLNGEKRFVAGGVGADYFLIYAKTDFEAPPHKSLSAFIVERDSGIEVNEEYELMGCRGMGAARISMQDVQIPAENLIGELNNGAAVFNAMMVPERLTSAAGPIGMGRAALEIAVRYADKREAFGRALRKFEGISFKIADCATKLDAARGLVYRAGKVADTGQWCRKEVSMAKAFGTEAGLEAVDESMQILGGIGYTDVYPIERLFRDARLATIWTGSNEVQRLIIQNEVVKEVLSEDTSMKRNIEMDTPGAHKEEEKVFKENPKKYYPSDMREEG; translated from the coding sequence TTGTTTGATGTTGTGCTCACAGAAGAGGAGAAAGCAATAAGAAACGAAGTACGCGAATTTGTTCGGGATCAGGTGGACAGGTCACTCATTCTCGCTATGGATTCAAAGGAAAAGGAATATCCATATGAATTCATTGAGGCCGCTGGAAAGGCGAATCTGCTTGGTTTACGATTTCCTGAAGAGTATGGCGGAAGGGGACTCGATTGGACAAGTGAGCTTGTTGCGTTAGAAGAAATTGGGGTTCTTGGGATTGCCCTAGGATGTGCCTATTCTTTGCCTTCAATTGTAGGCGAATCTCTAGATAAATTCGGTACTAAGGCTCAGAAAGAGGAGTACCTTGCACCAACCTTGGCTGGTGAAAAAATCTGTGCGGAAGGCCTTACCGAACCTCGCAGTGGATCTGATTTCTTTGGCACCATAACTACGGCAGTTAGAAATGAAGACGGTTTCTTGCTAAATGGTGAGAAACGATTTGTAGCCGGCGGTGTTGGAGCTGACTACTTCTTGATTTATGCGAAAACAGATTTCGAAGCACCACCTCACAAGTCGCTGAGCGCATTTATCGTTGAGCGCGATTCTGGAATAGAGGTCAATGAGGAATATGAGCTGATGGGCTGTAGGGGTATGGGCGCAGCGCGAATTTCTATGCAGGATGTCCAGATTCCTGCGGAGAATCTTATTGGTGAGCTCAATAATGGTGCTGCAGTATTCAATGCCATGATGGTTCCTGAAAGGTTAACCTCTGCAGCTGGCCCTATTGGTATGGGTCGTGCAGCTTTGGAGATAGCAGTACGCTATGCTGACAAACGTGAAGCCTTTGGAAGAGCATTACGGAAGTTCGAAGGGATTTCCTTCAAAATCGCGGATTGCGCCACCAAACTAGACGCTGCTAGGGGTCTGGTATACCGTGCTGGAAAGGTTGCTGATACTGGTCAATGGTGTAGAAAAGAGGTTTCTATGGCAAAAGCATTTGGCACTGAAGCTGGACTGGAAGCAGTGGATGAATCAATGCAAATCCTTGGCGGCATCGGCTATACTGACGTATATCCCATTGAGCGCCTGTTTCGGGATGCACGACTGGCTACGATTTGGACCGGTAGCAACGAGGTTCAGAGGCTCATAATTCAGAATGAAGTCGTGAAAGAGGTGCTTTCTGAAGACACTTCAATGAAACGAAACATCGAGATGGATACACCTGGGGCTCATAAAGAAGAGGAAAAGGTGTTCAAGGAAAATCCAAAGAAGTATTATCCGTCAGATATGCGTGAAGAAGGCTGA